From the Pseudomonas monsensis genome, the window CGGCGCACTGCTGCCGAGGGCGACGATGGTCAGACCGATGATCAGCGGCCGTACGTGCAGACGGGCCGCCAGCCGCACCGCCGCGCGCACCATCAGTTCGGCGCCGAAGATCAGCAGGCCGAGGCCGGCGAGCAATTCGATCACGCTGATCAGCGGTAAATCGGTCAGTCCGAAAATGGTCGGTGCTCCATCAGTCGTCGAGGGCCTGGATGCGCACCCGGGCGGTGCCACTGCCGAGCATACCGAGTCGTTCGGCCGCTTCGCGTGAAACATCGATCAGGCGACCACGGGTATGCGGCCCGCGATCATTGATGCGGACCACGCAGGACTTGGCGTTTTTCAGGTTGGTGACCATCACCCGGGTGCCGAAAGGCAACTGGCGGTGGGCGGCGGTCAGGGAATGCTGGTTGAACGCTTCGCCGCTGGCG encodes:
- a CDS encoding septal ring lytic transglycosylase RlpA family protein, whose protein sequence is MKRLFISCALLSLLAGCASNDIIDPHGYDQTGVASYYGAKHHGKRTASGEAFNQHSLTAAHRQLPFGTRVMVTNLKNAKSCVVRINDRGPHTRGRLIDVSREAAERLGMLGSGTARVRIQALDD